CAGGATCAAATTTAAAGAAATTTACTAATACGATATGAAGAGCAAGCAGCTTTTCAAAAATGGTGAAGAGGTGCAGATGCCAAAAAATGAGGCAAAACTCTTCTTTTTGCTCGTGAGTAATATAGAAAAAGTTGTAAGTTACGAAGTGATCGAAAACTATGTCTGGGGTGAAAAATCGATGAGCAACGAAGCGCTTAGAATGACTATCAAAAAGATAAGGGCAAAAACTGACGCCGACCTCATCAAAAACATCTCAGGCGTGGGATATAGACTTAGCGGAGCAAATTAAATTTAACCTTGTGTAGCTTTTATAAATTTAAGCTACACAAATTTTTACTTTTTATCCACGCATTTGCCAAGTTGGCAGGCTCTTTTATAAAGTGCGTCTGCCTTTGTTTCATCGCCGCTTAGCTTTGCAAGCAAGAAGCACGACTGCGCATACTCAAGCTCGCAGCTCTTTGCCAAAAGCTTTAGCACCCTAGCCTCAGCCTTGGTTCTATCTATCTTATGAGTTTTTAAATTTTCGCTTTCGATGTAGGATTTTAGTCCCATTGCCTCGTTATAGCAGCCAACGCCGTCGCCACTATCGCAAGCTAGTTTATAAAGCTTTAGAGCCTTTTCGATATCTTTTTGCTCATCAACTAGCCCTTGCTCATAAATTTGACCTAAATTTGAGCAAGCAGTCGCAAGCCCAGCGTTGCAAGCCTTTTCATAGTAGCCTTTTGCCTTTACAAAGTCCTTTTCGTTGCTAAAATTTACAGCTAGGTTGTTGCAGTCGATGCTATTTCCGTTCTCGCAGTTTTGCACCATCTTCTCTTTTTCAAGCTCAAGACGCTCCGCCCTAGCCTCCTCATCACTTTGCCAAAAGCCAAAGCTAACCATCTTTTGCCACGACCAGCAGCCACTTAGCATAAAGCTAGCAACTACGATAAGCCCAAAATTTAAAACTTTTTTCACTTATTTTCCTACTTACATACCAAGCTTTGCGCCTAGTCTTTTCATCTGTGGGCACGCCTTGTTTAGACCGCGAAAGCAAGCGACTTTGTAAATCCCATAAGCTCTCTTTTCGTCTTTGTTCATACCAAGACCTAGCTCATACATCGCGCCGATATTTGCGCAGCTTGGCAGATCCCCAGCGTTGCAAGCGTTTGTGTAGGCCTCCATCGCTAGATAGTAGTCTTGTTTTACGATCTCGCCCTTGCGGTAGGCGTTTCCTAGGTGGTAGCAAGCTTGCACACCGCCACTGTTGCAGCTATCTTTGTAAATTTCGACCGCTTTTTTTGGGTCTTTTTTCACGCCAAGGCCGTTTTCATAGAGTGTGCCAAGGTTTGAGCAAGCAAGCTGCACCTTAGCATCGCAAGCCTTTTTGTAGTTTGCGTAGGCATTGTCATACTCTTTCATAAGCTCGAAATTTACACCCAAGTCATTGCAAGCTTCAGCATCGCCGCTCTCGCACTTTGGTGTTAAAAGATCGATGGCATTTTTTGAAATTTGCTCTTTGTTTTGCACCACCTTTTCGTCCTTTGGTTGCTGCCAAGAGTCATCTTGCTTTGGCGTCTCTCCGATGCCGATGACATTTAAGCAACCTGTAAAAAATAGAGCAGTTAAAAGTAGTAGATATTTTTTCATTTTTGTCCTTTTAGTATTGTCCAAACAAGTCATTTAGGGCTTCGCTGATGCTTGGATGAGTGAAAATTTGGTTTTTAAAGAAATTTGCATCTGCTTTTAAATTCATAGCGATCGCGATCTCATTTATGATCTCATTTGCGTAGATGCAGTGAAAGCTCGCCCCCAAAATCTCGCCACTACTAGCTTCAACGATCGCTTTTAGCATGCCCACATCGTGATTTAGCACCTTTGCTCCTGGCACTGCTGCCATGCTAAGCTTTAGCTCTTTGAAATTTAGCCCAAGCTTGCTAGCTTCTTTTGCATTTACGCCAACTCTTGCTAGTGGAGTGTCGGTAAATAGCACATTTGCATGGATGCTTCTGTTTTGTGTGGTGCGTTTTTTGTCGCCAAAAATTTGCGAGAAAACTATCCTAAAATCATCCAAACTAGTGTAGGTAAAAAGCTCTCCGCCGCGCACGTCGCCCACTGCGTAGATGTTTGACACATTTGTTTGAAGGCGCTCATTTGTCTTTATAAAGCCTTTTTCATTTAGCTCGACGCCAGCTGCTTTTAAATTTAGATCATCTAAATTTGCCACTCTGCCAAGCGCTACTAAGAACGCATCAGCCTTGATGATCCTATCTTCATTATCTTGTTTGAAATTTAGCGCATTATCTTTTAGGCTCTCTATCTCGCAGCCCTCTAAAATTTCGATGCCCTGCACGTTTAGCGCATCTTTTACGCTTTTAGCTATATCTTCATCCTCGTTTTTTAGAAGTGGTGAGCGTCCGACGATGGTCACTTTTGAGCCAAAATTTGCAAACATCGACGCAAACTCGATGCCGATGAAGCCGCTGCCAACGATGACAAGATGCTTTGGCATAGTCTTTAGATCAAGCAAGGTTTTGCTTGAAAAGACGTTTGAGTTTGTTATCTCAAATGGAGCATACGCCTCTTTTGAGCCAGTGTTTATGATGATAAACTCGCCTTCAACGACTTTTTGCTCGCCGTTTGAAGTTGTGACTAAGACGCTATTTTTATCTTTAAACGAGCCAACACCATCGATCACGTCGATATTTTCTTTATCATTTAGCATCGCGTAGTTTTTAGAATTTAAAGCTGAGATTAGCTTATTTTTGTTTTCGATGCTAAGCGTGTAATACTCGTTTTCAACGCTATTGTCTGCATATATCGCCTCTTTTGCAGCTGTGATTAGGCGTTTTGTCGGTATGCAGCCCACGTTTATGCAAGTGCCTCCATACATCTTTGGCGATCTCTCGATTAGCGCGACTTTTTTGCCAAGTGCAGCAGCCTTTACAGCTAGCGTCTTGCCAGCCTTACCAAATCCAATGATAACAATGTCATATTTCATTTAATTTTTCCTATTATGTAGTATGTAGTTTCGTTTATCTTTTTGATATCCATTTTGTATTTATTTGCCCAGCTTTTGATGATCTCATCAACACGCTCTTTTATCTCTTTGACGGTTGCGACGTTTTTTATCTTTAGCCTATCCTCGCTCCCGCTCATCGCTACAAAGCAAAGGTGTGGCTTTAGATGATCGTTTAGCTCGATCACACTCTTTGGCAAAAGGCCGTCAGTGTTGTTTAAAATTCTACGCATATGCTCAGTGGTCGTTTCATCTATGTTGTAACCAAGCTGTGTCAAAAGTGCGTTATGATCCATATCGTTCCTTTTTGCTTAAATTTGCGATCATTATAAGATAAAATTCGATAAAATCGCCTAAATTTTCAAGGACAAATATGAAAAAATTTATCATTTTTCTATTTAGCATTTTGCTATTTTGGGGCTGTTCAGCAGAGCAAATTTCGCAAAATTTAGGTCTTAGCGAGCCACCACTTGATCCTGAAGTCGAGCAGATAGCAGACGCCATCTATCTATATAACGAGGGCAACTACCCAAAGGCTTGTAAGAGATTTTACGACTACGCAAAAGATGGCAATGTCCTAGCCATGCAGCAAACTGGCGTTTGTTTTCGTGACGGCAAAGGCTTTAGTAAAGATATCTTAAGGGCACTTTTTTGGTTTGAGACAGCTGGCAGATACGGCAACATAGATGGTCTTAGAAGCGCTGGATATATCTACGAATACGGCCTTGGGGTCAATAAAAATTTAGAAAAAGCGATATATTTTTACGAAAAAGCCACAAGTCTTGGCTCAGGCGAGGCCAGCTACGATCTAGGACTTATCTACCTAGGTAAAAACGACTATAAAAAAGCTAGAATTTATCTTGATGAGGCTTGCTACCATGGCAAAGAAGAAGCCTGCACGAAGCTAAAAGAGATGAAATTTTAGCTCTCATCTCTTTAAAATTTACTACCCCTCAGCCTTTTGAGCGATCAAAACGCCCTCTATCATCTTTTTGATATCACCATCAAGTATCGCGTCAGTTTGCGAGTATGCCTCGCCACTGCGGTTGTCTTTTACCTGCTGGTATGGGAAAAGCACATATGATCTTATCTGATGCCCCCAGCCGATCTCGCTCTTTTCGACGCTGTTACTCGCCTCTTGCTGCTTCATCAGCTCAAGCTCGTAAAGGCGCGACTTTAGCATCTTCATCGCTGTGGCTCTGTTTTTGTGCTGACTGCGGTCATTTTGACACTGCACGACGATGCCAGTTGGTATATGCGTGATGCGGATGGCTGATTCAGTTTTATTTACGTGCTGACCGCCTGCGCCACTAGCCCTATAAGTGTCTATCTTTAGATCTTTCTCTTCGATCTCGATCTCTATATCATCATCTACTTCGGGACTCACCATGACGCTAGAAAAGCTTGTGTGACGGCGTCCTGCGCTATCAAATGGGCTTGTACGAACGAGCCTGTGGATGCCATTTTCTGCCTTGAAGTAACCATAAGCATTTTCGCCTTTTACGATAAAGCTCACATCCTTTAGTCCCGCCTCTTCGCCCTCTTGAAAGTCCAGAGTCTCGACCTTAAAGCCCTCACGCTCGCAAAATCTAAGATACATCCTATAAAGCATGCTCGCCCAGTCGTTGCTCTCAGTGCCACCAGCTCCTGGGTGTATCGATACGATCGCGTTTTTGCCGTCATCTTCGCCACTTAAAAGCATAGAAATTTCTAAATTTACTATTTTTTCATCTAAATTTTTAGCATCTTCAAAGAGAGAATTTATAGTCTCCTCGTCATTTTCAGAATTTGCTAACTCAAAGAGCTCCTTTGCGTCGCTAACTGCTTGGTGAGCGTCACTAAATTTAGCAAGCATATTTGAAATTTTTGTCTTTTCTTTGTTTAGTGCCCCAGCTTTAGCGATATCTTGCCAAAAGCTAGGGTCTTGCTCTATGGCCTCGATCTCTTTTAGCCTAGCCTTTATCTCGTCAGGCTTTACGATAGAGCCTATGTTTTCAACTTTTGTTTGTAGCTTCTTTAAAAGCTCGTTGTATTCGTAACTATCCAAGTTTTTCTCCATAAATTTTTGCCGATTTTAGCCAAAAGTTGCTTACATTTTTAAATTTACGCCCTTTTAATCCTTTTTTGTTACAATGCCAAGTTAAAATTTAGATAAAAAGAGTCAAATATGCAAATTATAAGAACTATAAAAGAGCTTGAAAATTTTGTCCAAAATGCAAGCGGCAAGATCGGTTTTGTCCCAACAATGGGCGCACTTCATGACGGACACGTTAGTCTCATTAAAAAATGTGTGAGCGAAAATGAGGTAAGCATCGTCTCAACTTTCGTAAATCCAACTCAATTTCTACCAGGCGAAGACCTAGAAAAATACCCAAGAAAAGAGCAAAGCGACATCCAAATTTGCGAGCAAAACGGCGTTAGCGCTATCTTTATCCCAGACGAAAAAGAGCTTTACTTTGAAGATGAGCCTCTCATCGTCGCTCCAAAGAAGCTTTCGACCATTTTAGAGGGCAAAACTAGACCTGGTCACTTTGACGGCGTCTTAAGAGTGCTAAACAAGCTATTTCGCCTAACTCGTGCGAATAGCGTCTATATGGGCAAAAAAGACACGCAACAACTAATCATCGTGCAAAATATGATAAAGACATTTTTCTTAAACATCGAGCTAGTAGCTTGCGATATCGTTAGAGAGCCAGACGGACTTGCGCTTTCAAGCAGAAATGTCTATATATGCGACGAAGATAAATGTAACGCACTAAGGCTTTCAAGGTCGCTAAATAAAGCGCAAAATTTGATCCAAAACGGCGAAGAAGACGCAAGTGAGATCAAAGCAAGCATGCTTGAGGTGCTAGAGCCACTAAAAGTTGATTACGTCGCGGTTACAGATAGAAATTTAAACGAAATTTCAAAGGTAGAAAAAGGCAACACAATAATCTTAGTAGCCGCCTATGTTGGCAAAACTAGGCTAATAGACAACATCTGGATCTAAAAATGCCAAAACTTCATCTAATCTCGCTTGGTTGTAATAAAAATTTAGTTGATTCTGAGATCATGCTGGGACGCTTGCAAAACTACGATATCACTGACGATATCAGCGACGCTGACGTCATCATAGTAAATACCTGCGGCTTTATCAAATCCGCCAAAGAAGAGAGCATCCAAACCATACTTGAGATGCATGAAGCCCGCAAAGATGGCTCTTTGCTGGTAGTGACTGGCTGTCTTATGCAGCGCTACAAAGATGAGCTCATAAAAGAACTGCCTGAAGTCGATCTCTTTACTGGCGTGGCTGATTATGACAAGGTCGATGAGATCATCTTAAAAAAGCAAAATTTATTTAGCCCGCAAACTTATCTGCAGGCAAACGAAGAGCGCGTGATAACTGGTTCAAACTACCACGCCTACATCAAAATTTCAGAGGGCTGTAATCAAAAATGTAGCTTTTGCGCGATACCGACATTTAAGGGCAAGCTAAAATCACGCTCGCTTGAAAACATCGTAAATGAGGTCAAAAATTTAGTCAAAAAAGGCTACTACGACTTTAGCTTTTTGTCCCAAGACTCAAGCTCATACATGCGCGATCAGGGCGTTAGCGACGGACTAATAAATTTAATAGACGAGATAGAAAAGATAGAAGGCGTAAGGAGTGCTAGGATACTTTACCTCTACCCAAGCACGACCAGTAGGGAGCTCATTTCGCGCATCATCGCCTCACCTATCTTTCATAACTACTTTGACATGCCCATCCAGCACATCAGCGAAAATATGCTAAAGATAATGAAGCGTGGAAGTGGTGCTAAAAAGATAAAAGAGCTTTTAAATTTAATGAGAAATGCCGAGAATTCGTTTTTGCGAACTGGTATCATCGTGGGACATCCAGGCGAGAGCGAGGAGGATTTTGAGGAGCTTTGCCAGTTTTTAGAAGAGTTTAAATTTGATAGAATTTCAGCCTTTGCCTACTCAAAAGAAGAAGACACTGCCTCTTTTGAAATGGAGCAAATCCCAGCAAAAATCATCTCAAAAAGGCTAAGCAAGATAGAAAAAATCACCAAAAAAGCGATAAATGAGAGCCTTCAAAAAGAGCTTGGTAAGCAAATTTACGCATCGCTTGAGGGCATTAGCAGCGAGGGCGAGATGTTTTACGCTGCCAAAAAAGATATCTGGGACAAAGATATAGACGGCGAAATTTTAATAAACGAAAGCGACGTAAAAGAGCTTGAGATCGGCTCGCTCTACCTTTGTGAGGTTAGCGACGTGGTTGATCAAAAACTAGTCGCCACCATCGTCAAAAAAGCAAAATGATAAGCCAAAATGTGCTTGATAGGCTAAGCTTGGGCGCAAACCTGCTTGCCTTCTCGCACGGCATCGATAGCACCGCACTTTTTTACATTCTACACGAGGCTGGGGTCAAGTTTGATCTAGCCATAGTCGATCACAACGCCAGAGAGCAGAGTAAAATTGAAGTTGAAAGCGCCAAAGAGCTTGCTAGTAAATTTGGTAAAAAAATCTACATAAAAAGCGTAAATTTAGGTAAATCAAATTTTGAAAAAAATGCGCGTGAGGCGAGGTATGAGTTTTTTGGTGAAATTTGCCAAAAATATGGCTATGAAAATTTGATCCTAGCGCATCAATTTGACGATAAATTTGAGTGGTTTTTGATGCAGCTTGGCAAGGGCGCTGGGCTAAAAGAGCTCTTTGGCATGAGCGAGCTTGAGAGAAGAGAGCACTTTTGGCTAGTTAGGCCGCTTTTAAATTTACGCAAAAAAGAGCTTCAAAACTACCTTGACGAGCGAGGCTTGCGCTATTTTGTCGATGAGACAAATTTAGATGGCAAGCTTAAAAGAAGCTTTGTAAGACTAAATTTTAGCGAGCCATTTTTGGACGAGTATTTTGGCGGCGTGAAAAAAAGCTTTGAGTTTTTGGAGGCTGATAGGCAAAATTTACTGCCAAATATTACAAAGATAGATGATAAAATTTTCATTATAAAAAATGATAGTAACGTGGTTCGGGGCGTCGATATGGCGGCAAAAGAGTTAAATGTGCTTTTAAGCAAGGCTCAAAAAGATGAACTAAATGCAAATTTAGCAAAGCAAACAAGCGTGGTGCTAAGTGGCAAGATCGCCGTTGGCTACGCTAATGAATACATCCTAGTGACACCATTTTGCAAAGCCGTAATGCCAAAAATCTTTAAAGAAAAAGCTAGAATTTTAAAACTCCCAGCGATAAATAGAGGCTATTTATTTACAAAGGGCGTTCAAATAGAAAATATTTCTAAATTTTTTAGTAGATAGAGTGTTTTAGGCTCTAAATTTAATCTGCTAAAGGCTAATTTAAACTTTTTATCACCAAATTTTCTACAACAATCTTAACAAGCCTGCAAAAATTTAAAATTTCTATCTGCAAATTTGATCTACAAAGGTCAAATTTAAAAGTAAATTTTGCTCCAACCCTTAAACTAGAGCACCAGCTAACATTGGTATTTAGAGAAAAACTGCAAATTTGGTTTTGGCTATTTTTCTCTGAGATAAACTGCTTTTGCATTTAAATTTAGAGTATAAAGGCAACAAATTTGACCCAAAAAGAGCAAATTTAAAGTTTCTAGTGGTTAAAACTACAAATTTGATCTGAAAAGTCAATTTTAAAGCCTTAAGCAGCAAATTTACTCAGGTTTTCAGGCAAATGTCCGCTTCAACCTTGTCAAATGTGGCACTAAACCTGCAAATTTTCTATACTAAAAGTTAAATTTATAGTCGGGTCGAGTAAATTTATTAAATACAATCACACCATTTGTGATATAAATTTTTCAAGCAACGAACCAAAAAACTCTAAATTTTATATATCAAATCCTTGTTGCCAGCCAACTATCAATTTTCAGCCTTAAATTTAAAATTCACAGCGGTCTTGCGGCTTTGAAATCGCGCATAGAAATTCGGCTTAACAATATTCATATTGCTTGCAAGCCATCAAACAAGATGATAAAACAAAAATTTGATATATGAAACTAAGTTTTATAAACGAGATAATGAATTTTGCAGCTCATTAAATTTAAGCTCAGTTATAAATTTTAGTCTTAGCTTATGTGGTTATCAATCTCTCTAGTAAAAGCTAAAGTTACGTATCACTAGAGTGCTAAAATATAAATTTGAAATTTTCAGCCAATAAGCATTTAAAAATTAATAAATTTTTGTGGTTCATTAAATTTAAACCCTCATACAAATTTAGCCTCAACTCATCTCTAATATCAAATTTAATAAAAGTGCTCAACAAAGTTAAATTAATAAATCAGTGCCTGTCCCAGCAAAAGCTAGCCCATAAAACAAATTTAAATAGACCGGCAATTTAAAATCTACCTCATTAAAGCCATTTGCATAAAATAATGCGTAAAATTTTATAAATTTTATTACGCACTAGGCGAGGATTTTCTCTATTAGCTCTCTTTTTAGCACAAAGTCATAGCTAAAAGCATCCACAACCACGCCAGCATAACTACTCTCTTTTAGCATCGCAAGATACTCTTTTAGCCCTATCTCAATGCTTTCTTGCTCGCTGTCGTTTCGCCAAAGCTTCATCGCCTCTTTGCTTGTAAATGCTGGAAAATAGCTAAGCTTCTCACCCTCATCTTCAAGTAGGATAAATTTGATATTTGAGCCCTCCTCCTCATAAACTACGCCACCATCAGGCTTTGCAAGTGCTTGGTTTAAAAGCACTGGAGCGAAAAAAGTAGCCTTTTTTAAAGTAGATATCAAATTTACCTCATTTTGCTGGCTTGGATCACTTAAAAATTTATCCATCGCTTCTTGCATTTTAGCCCCTAAAAGCCTCATCTACGGCCTGGCAGATCGTGTGAATGAAAAAAATGTGCGACTCTTGGATCCTTGCAGTGTCGCTTGAGCTAACGACTAAATTTAGATCACACCCTTCATTCATCGCTCCGCCTCCTTTGCCACTAAGTCCAAGCACTGATATGCCCATTTTCTTGGCACTTTTTATAGCTTCAAGGACGTTTTTGCTATTGCCACTCGTTGAGATCGCCACGAGCAAGTCGCCAGACTGAGCCAAAGCCTCAAACTGGCGTGAGAAAACGTAGTCAAAGCCGTAGTCGTTGCCAATGGCCGTAAGTGCCGAAGTATCGGTAGTTAGCGCGATGCCTGGAAGTGGCTGGCGCTCGCTTTTATATCTGCCAGTTAGCTCGGCCGCAAAGTGCTGAGCGTCCGCCGCAGAGCCGCCGTTACCGCATATGAGCACCTTTTTGCCATTTTTTAGCGTATCAGCCACCATCTGGCAAGCGCGCTCTAGGCTGCCTAGCAAATTTACATGCTCGTTAAAGGTCTTTTGGTGAGCCTCGAGCTCATTTTTTATCATCGTTTTTAGCATCTTTTATCCTTTTTATTATACCTGTTGTGCTTTTGCCCTCGACAAAGTCGATCAGCCTGACCTCTTTTACGATCTCGCTGCCAACGACCTCTTTGCCTTTATAATCAGCCCCTTTTACAAGCACGTCTGGCTTTATTTTGGTGATCAAATTTAATGGCGTATCCTCGTCAAAAATCACGACATAATCGACAAATCCAAGCCCGCTTAGCACGCAGGCTCTATCATCTTGTGAGTTTATAGGCCTAGCCTCGCCTTTTAGCCTCTTAACTGAAGCGTCCGAGTTTAGCCCGACAACCAAAAGATCGCCAAGCTCCCTTGCACGGGCTAGGTATTTTACGTGTCCAGCGTGCAAGATATCAAAGCAGCCATTTGTGAAAACAACCTTTTTCTTGCCCTTTTGGCTCAAAATTTCCTCTAACTCCTCAACGCTTTTAAGCTTGTGCTCGAAATTTGCCCCAAATGAGCTATTTAGCAGCTGCTCGATCTCGCTAAAGCTAGCCGTTGCACTGCCTATCTTTGCCACGACGACGGCTGCTGCGAGGTTTGCTATCTTTATCGCCTCTTTTATATCAGCCCCGTTTGCTAGCATGTAGCCAAGTGTGGCAAGCACCGTATCTCCAGCGCCAGTGACGTCAAAGACCTCTTTTGCCTTAGCGGCAAAGATGTGCAATTTGTCATCATATAGCGCGATGCCCTCTTCTGATATTGTGATGATCGAATAGGTCAAATTTAGCTCGTCTTTTAGCTGTTTTATCGCCTTTTCAAGCTCGGCCTTGTCTTTTAACTTTAAATTTGTAGCCTCGCTTGCCTCTTTTTTATTTGGCGTTAGAAGGGTCGCGTTTTTATACTTTGAGTAGTCGCTGCCTTTTGGATCGATAAGCACTGGTATTTTTAGCCTCACGCACTCGTTTATGATCTCTTGGCAGACCTTCTCGCTAAGCACGCCTTTGCCGTAGTCGCTTAGCAAGACAGCCTTGAAATTTGCAAGATTTTCTTTTACTTTTAAGACTAGCTCATCTTCTAAATTTATCTTTACAACGCTCTCTTTATCGATCCTGACAACTTGCTGGTGTGATGCCATGATGCGGCTTTTTATCGAGCTCTCGCGCCCTTTTTCAGTAAGGATCAGCTCATCTTTTACATTTAGCTCAGCAAGCTTCTCTTTTATCTTTTTACCAGCCTCATCATCTCCTAAAACGCTAGCTACGCTCACGTTTGCGCCAAGAGAGAGTAAATTTCTCACCACATTACCAGCGCCACCAAGCGTGTAGGTTTCGTTATTTATCTTCACCACCTGCACCGGTGCTTCAGGCGAGATGCGCTCGCAGCTACCCCAGATGTAGTGGTCCAGCATGAGATCGCCGACTACTAAAATTTTAACTCTCTTAGCCATTTATCTCTTCCTTATAAATTCTCTTTATCTCTGGCAAATAGTCTTTTATCGCCTCTTCTAAGCTCCAAGTCGCACTAAAACCAAATGCCTCGCGAGCTGGGGCCACGTCGGCCTCTGTGTGAAATTGATATGAGCCGATAAATGGGTTTTTGATATATTCGTTGCCTAAATTTACGCCGATCTCACGCTGTAAGATGTCAGCGATATCTTGAAAGCTTCTTGCCTTGCCAGTAGCTGCGTTATAGACGCCACTTGGCGCGTCAAGTGCTTTTATATTTGCATCGATGATATCTTTTATATAGACAAAGTCGCGTTTGATCTGGTCGCTGCCTTCAAAGAGCCTTGGGGTCTTGCCAGCTAAAATTTGAAGTCCAAACTGAAGCACCATCGAGGCGGTTTTATTTTTGAAAAACTCGCCCTTGCCAAAGACATTAAAATATCTTAGTCCAACCACACTCACACCGCGCTTAGCGTAAATTTTATTGATATTATCCATGCTTAGTTTGCTAAAGCCATAGACGTTATTTGGCGCTTCGCACTCGCCAACTGTTTGCGGGCTCTTTGCGTTGCCGTAAGTGGCGCCTGAGCTAGCGTAGATCATCTTTGCGCCCAAACTCTCGCAGATATCAAGCAAATTTACAAAGGCATTTACATTTGTTTTTATTAGCTCGTCTTGCTCTTTTACAGTGGTGTCTGAGATCGCTGCTTCGTGGTAGATGACGTCTGGACGAAAACTTTTTATCTTCTCAAGCGTGCCAGGGTCGTTGATGTCGCCAGCGTAAATTTCACCCTTAAAACCAAGTAAATTTTTAAAATGGCCAAAGCTTTTTAAGTTGCCATTGCTAAATGTCTCGTCGTTTCTAAATTTATCCACAACAAGCACGTGAGCATCTTTATAGTTTTCATCAAAATAGTGCGCTAAGGCTGAGCCGATAAAGCCAGCGCCGCCAGTTATAACTATCTTTTTTCCGTTTAAATTCATAGTGATTTTTCCTTTTTTAGCTTATTTAAAACATCTCTTACATCTTTAAAATTTATCCCATCAAGCAAGAAATTTCTACCAACGCCCGCTCTTTTGCCAGCCTCGACGTCGCTTGGCTTATCGCCTATCATGAGCGAGTTTTCAAGGTCTATGTCAAACTCTTTGCAAGCATCAAGTATCATTTTTGGATTTGGCTTTCTGCAGATGCATTTTTGCTCTGGAGCGTGCGGGCAAAAATAGACTTTTGTGATAAAAATCTGCTCTTTTTTAAAGCTTTCAAGCATAAATTTATTTAGAGCGTCAAACTGCTCCTGCGTGTAGTAGCCCCTGCCGATGCCTGATTGATTTGTCACGACAAAGAGCTTGTAGCCAGCCTTAGCAAATTCTCTTAACGCATCAAAAATGCCATCAATAAATTTAAAGTCTTTGATCTCACAAACGTATCCAGCGTCCTCATTTATGACACCATCTCGGTCTAAAAAAAGTGCTTTGTTGGCTATTTCTCTTATCATTTGGTGATTATAGCCAAAATATTTTAACCCGCCCCTTGCAAATTTACATTTTTGTATTATAATGCCGGCACGTTTTTTAAAAAGGATGAAAAATGAAAAAACTACTAATCGTTTCAAGTGTTGCAGCACTACTTTCAACTGCTGCTTTCGCTGCAGATGGCGCTACTATCTATAAAAAATGCGTTGCCTGTCATGGCGCTAAAGCTGAAAAAGTTTTCAATAACAAAGTTCCAGCTTTAACATCACTTGACGCAGCAACTATCGAAGCAGCTCTTAAAGGCTACAAAACAGGAGCAAATAAATTTGGTCTTGGTGCTATGATGAAACCTATCGCTACTCCAATGAGCGATGAAGATGCAAAAGCAGTAGCTGAATACATCCAAACTTTAAAATAATCATAGGGGCGCTCGCCCCTTTTCTACAAATTTAAACTCACGCCAAATTTCAAAAGCTCTTTTGGCAGATAGTCATCTAAATTGCCGATCTTGTCGTTATCTATCTCTATTAAATTTAGACCATATTTTTTATAAAGCTCTATCTTT
Above is a window of Campylobacter concisus DNA encoding:
- a CDS encoding c-type cytochrome; this translates as MKKLLIVSSVAALLSTAAFAADGATIYKKCVACHGAKAEKVFNNKVPALTSLDAATIEAALKGYKTGANKFGLGAMMKPIATPMSDEDAKAVAEYIQTLK
- the gmhB gene encoding D-glycero-beta-D-manno-heptose 1,7-bisphosphate 7-phosphatase, giving the protein MIREIANKALFLDRDGVINEDAGYVCEIKDFKFIDGIFDALREFAKAGYKLFVVTNQSGIGRGYYTQEQFDALNKFMLESFKKEQIFITKVYFCPHAPEQKCICRKPNPKMILDACKEFDIDLENSLMIGDKPSDVEAGKRAGVGRNFLLDGINFKDVRDVLNKLKKEKSL